From a region of the Triticum aestivum cultivar Chinese Spring chromosome 7D, IWGSC CS RefSeq v2.1, whole genome shotgun sequence genome:
- the LOC123167051 gene encoding hydroxyproline O-galactosyltransferase HPGT3 — protein sequence METLASVMRRDNRRFKPPPSSSSAAASAGRAPLVMAFLACLAWVYVAGRLWQDAQTRAVLSGLLQKSTSNLPKEISVDDKLRDLGCTGIGRKIAEAEMDIAKAKSEGYLWGNGTGGTGTEGSSRKKFLAVIGVYTGFGSRLKRNTFRGSWMPRGDALKTLEEKGVVIRFVIGRSPNRGDSLDRNINEENRKTNDFLILESHEEAAEELPKKVKFFFSAAIEAWDAEFYVKIDDNINLDLAGLIEMLNVRRGSHGLYMGCMKSGAVVSEEEQQWYEPEWWKFGDSRTYFRHAAGSLFILSNNLARYININSASLQSYAHDDISVGSWMMGLNATYVDDDRLCCLSAVQEKVCSFG from the exons ATGGAGACACTGGCGAGCGTCATGCGGCGGGACAACCGCCGCTTCAAgcccccgccctcctcctcctccgccgccgcctccgccggcagGGCCCCCCTCGTCATGGCCTTCCTCGCCTGCCTCGCCTGGGTGTACGTCGCCGGCCG GCTATGGCAGGACGCGCAGACCCGGGCGGTCCTCTCCGGCCTCCTGCAGAAGAGCACCAGCAAT CTCCCCAAGGAGATCTCGGTGGACGACAAGCTGAGGGACCTCGGATGCAC TGGGATTGGGAGGAAGATCGCCGAGGCGGAGATGGACATTGCCAAGGCCAAGAGCGAGGGCTACTTGTGGGGGAATGGGACTGGTGGTACTGGTACTGAGGGTTCCAGCAGGAAGAAGTTCCTTGCGGTCATTGGAGTTTACACTGGCTTTGGCTCCCGGCTCAAGAGGAACACCTTCCGCGGCTCCTGGATGCCCAGAG GTGATGCTTTAAAGACGCTTGAGGAAAAGGGTGTGGTTATTCGTTTTGTTATTGGCCGAAG TCCTAATCGAGGTGATAGCTTGGACCGTAATATCAATGAAGAAAACAGAAAGACAAATGATTTCTTGATTCTG GAAAGTCACGAGGAAGCTGCAGAGGAATTACCTAAAAAAGTTAAGTTTTTCTTCAGTGCAGCAATAGAAGCTTGGGATGCAGAGTTCTACGTCAAGATTGACGATAACATTAATCTTGACTTGG CTGGGTTAATTGAGATGCTTAACGTCCGTCGAGGTAGCCATGGGTTGTACATGGGCTGCATGAAATCAGGAGCTGTCGTTAGTGAAGA GGAGCAACAATGGTATGAACCTGAATGGTGGAAATTTGGAGATTCAAGGAC GTATTTTCGCCATGCTGCTGGTTCTTTATTTATCCTCTCAAACAATTTGGCTCGGTACATCAACATAAACAG TGCATCGCTGCAGAGCTATGCGCATGATGACATATCAGTTGGTTCATGGATGATGGGGCTTAATGCCACTTACGTTGATGACGACCGTCTGTGTTGCCTCAGTGCAGTACAAG AGAAAGTATGTTCGTTTGGATGA